A genomic stretch from Nocardia wallacei includes:
- a CDS encoding M24 family metallopeptidase — translation MSADHDARRPDHAARRAALRNLLVENGVDALLVTDLINIRYLTGFTGSNAALLVDSWDGAEDRTVICTDGRYATQVGEQVPDLRAEIARASARRIIEIAGEWQTGRVGFESHVVTVDQHHAFVEQGTGLQLVPTRGLVEQLRMVKDDYEVEQLRAACAAADSALASLLERGGLRPGRTERQVARELEWLMFEHGAAAISFETIVAAGANSAVPHHRPTDAVLAAGDFVKFDFGAVVGGYHSDMTRTVVLGEPADWQREVYELVRAAQRAGRAALKPGTGCGDVDRAARTVIEDAGHGERFVHGLGHGVGLQIHEAPGIAKTGTGTLLEGMAVTVEPGVYFPGRGGVRIEDTLVVREGDPELLTLTTKDLTVVD, via the coding sequence ATGTCTGCTGATCACGACGCGAGGCGCCCCGACCACGCGGCGCGCCGGGCCGCGTTGCGGAACCTGTTGGTGGAGAACGGTGTCGACGCCCTCCTGGTGACCGACCTGATCAACATCAGATACCTCACGGGCTTCACCGGATCCAACGCCGCGCTGCTGGTCGACTCCTGGGACGGCGCCGAGGACCGCACCGTGATCTGCACCGACGGCCGCTACGCCACCCAGGTCGGCGAGCAGGTGCCGGACCTGCGGGCCGAGATCGCCCGGGCCAGCGCCCGCCGCATCATCGAGATCGCGGGGGAGTGGCAGACCGGACGGGTCGGCTTCGAGAGCCACGTGGTCACCGTCGACCAGCATCACGCGTTCGTCGAACAGGGCACCGGCCTGCAGCTGGTGCCTACACGCGGTCTGGTCGAACAGCTGCGCATGGTGAAGGACGACTACGAGGTCGAGCAGCTGCGGGCGGCCTGCGCCGCCGCCGACTCCGCGCTGGCGAGCCTGCTCGAGCGCGGCGGTCTGCGCCCCGGCCGCACCGAGCGGCAGGTGGCACGCGAGCTGGAGTGGCTGATGTTCGAGCACGGCGCCGCGGCCATATCGTTCGAGACGATCGTCGCCGCGGGCGCGAATTCGGCCGTGCCACACCACCGCCCGACCGACGCGGTACTCGCGGCGGGTGATTTCGTGAAGTTCGATTTCGGCGCGGTCGTCGGCGGCTACCACTCCGACATGACCCGCACCGTGGTGCTCGGCGAACCCGCCGACTGGCAACGCGAGGTGTACGAGCTGGTGCGGGCGGCGCAGCGCGCCGGGCGGGCGGCGCTGAAACCGGGGACGGGGTGCGGCGACGTGGACCGCGCCGCCCGCACGGTGATCGAGGACGCGGGCCACGGTGAGCGTTTCGTGCACGGATTGGGCCACGGCGTCGGCCTGCAGATCCATGAAGCACCCGGAATCGCCAAAACCGGCACGGGTACACTGCTCGAAGGCATGGCGGTGACCGTCGAGCCAGGTGTGTACTTCCCCGGCCGCGGCGGTGTTCGGATCGAGGATACGCTCGTGGTTCGCGAGGGGGATCCCGAACTGCTCACCCTGACCACCAAAGACCTGACCGTGGTCGACTGA
- a CDS encoding A24 family peptidase, which produces MTAIAFGVLAAWCAALSVVDLRERRLPNPLTGFGAAAVLGYALATDHLIASLAGALLLAVPYLAVHLTAPAAFGAGDVKLALGLGAAAACGGGQAWSCAALAAPLLTALAGTAICLHHRVRGSPWNRALPHGPSMCVSTLLALLLT; this is translated from the coding sequence ATGACAGCCATCGCCTTCGGTGTCCTCGCCGCCTGGTGCGCGGCGCTGAGTGTCGTAGATCTGCGCGAGCGGCGGCTGCCGAATCCACTGACCGGGTTCGGCGCTGCCGCGGTGCTCGGCTACGCGCTCGCGACCGACCACCTGATCGCGTCCCTCGCGGGTGCGCTACTGCTGGCCGTGCCGTACCTGGCCGTGCACCTCACCGCGCCTGCTGCCTTCGGAGCCGGTGACGTCAAGCTGGCGCTGGGCCTCGGAGCGGCGGCGGCCTGCGGCGGCGGGCAGGCCTGGAGCTGCGCCGCGCTGGCAGCGCCGCTGCTCACCGCGCTCGCCGGCACCGCGATCTGCCTGCATCATCGAGTTCGCGGCTCGCCCTGGAATCGCGCTCTTCCACACGGTCCTTCGATGTGCGTATCGACCCTGCTCGCGCTCCTCCTCACGTGA
- the aroB gene encoding 3-dehydroquinate synthase, whose amino-acid sequence MTEPTRIEVRTADPYPVIIGRGLLGELVEQVAGQPGVRTVAIFHQPPLTETAEAVRQALAEADLGAGGEQIDAHRIEIPDAEAGKDLPVAGFCWEVLGRIGLTRRDVVISLGGGAATDLAGFVAATWMRGVKVVHVPTTLLAMVDAAVGGKTGINTEAGKNLVGSFHEPTAVLVDLVTLETVPRNEIVAGMAEIIKAGFIADPVILDLIERDPQAALDPTGEVLPELVRRAIQVKADVVAADLKEASLREILNYGHTLGHAIERRERYRWRHGAAVSVGLVFAAELGRLAGRLDDATTERHRSILSSVGLPTTYDADALPHLLETMQTDKKTRSGVLRFVVLDGLAKPGRLEGPDPSLLAAAYATIARDEAPSGSILL is encoded by the coding sequence ATGACCGAGCCCACGCGCATCGAGGTCCGCACCGCCGACCCGTACCCCGTCATCATCGGGCGCGGGCTGCTGGGCGAGCTGGTCGAGCAGGTGGCCGGGCAGCCGGGCGTGCGGACGGTGGCGATCTTCCATCAGCCGCCGCTGACCGAGACCGCGGAGGCGGTGCGGCAGGCGCTCGCCGAGGCCGATCTGGGCGCGGGTGGGGAGCAGATCGACGCGCATCGCATCGAGATCCCGGATGCCGAGGCCGGTAAGGATCTGCCGGTCGCCGGTTTCTGCTGGGAGGTGCTGGGCCGTATCGGCCTGACCCGGCGCGACGTCGTGATCAGCCTCGGCGGCGGGGCCGCGACCGATCTGGCCGGTTTCGTGGCCGCCACCTGGATGCGCGGAGTGAAGGTGGTGCACGTGCCGACCACGCTGCTGGCGATGGTCGACGCGGCCGTCGGCGGCAAGACCGGCATCAATACCGAGGCCGGTAAGAACCTGGTCGGCAGCTTCCACGAACCGACCGCGGTGCTGGTGGACCTGGTGACTCTGGAAACGGTGCCGCGCAACGAGATCGTGGCCGGGATGGCCGAGATCATCAAGGCGGGTTTCATCGCCGATCCGGTGATTCTGGACCTCATCGAGCGCGACCCGCAGGCCGCGCTCGACCCGACCGGGGAGGTGCTGCCGGAGCTGGTGCGCCGCGCCATCCAGGTCAAGGCCGATGTGGTGGCGGCCGATCTGAAGGAAGCGAGTCTGCGCGAGATCCTGAACTACGGCCATACCCTCGGCCACGCCATCGAGCGCCGCGAGCGCTACCGCTGGCGGCACGGCGCGGCCGTGTCGGTGGGGCTGGTCTTCGCCGCGGAACTGGGCCGTTTGGCGGGCCGCCTCGACGACGCCACCACCGAGCGCCACCGCAGCATCCTGTCCAGTGTCGGCCTGCCCACCACCTATGACGCCGACGCCCTGCCACATCTGCTGGAAACCATGCAGACCGACAAGAAGACCCGTTCCGGCGTCCTGCGTTTCGTCGTCCTCGACGGCCTGGCCAAGCCCGGCCGCCTGGAAGGCCCGGACCCCAGCCTGCTCGCCGCGGCCTACGCCACCATCGCCCGCGACGAGGCCCCGAGCGGCAGCATCCTGCTGTAG
- a CDS encoding serpin family protein, producing the protein MQTSLLPHVAAANDLTRRWCDAAGTGDFVLSGCGVWPLLGVLATAANEPARTELAAAVGLSAEDAQESALRLLAELAGAETVAGALGVWVRQDIALRERWTRSLPEGVVGKLTGQAALDSWADRHTGGLIDRFPLSVDADTLLVLATAIVARTSWLQPFHDDVLEPETGPWRGHRGPGLSRFSHELGDAALLDGAEPVTRVVVRGIRDLDVHLLLGDGTPGETLATGLGALGGSVAARTHLPVGTSGPGLVVRETRAVADTLRIQLPPFRIRSGHHLLAHSELFGLGTATDGRADRFPAISDTPLYIADAAQDALARFTREGFEAAAVTAVTLARAALPRPRRVLEIAATFDRPFGFLAVHRPTGLVIVAGWVAEPPLEDPGSLSR; encoded by the coding sequence GTGCAAACCAGCCTTCTTCCGCACGTTGCCGCCGCCAACGACCTGACCCGCCGCTGGTGCGACGCGGCGGGCACCGGCGATTTCGTGCTGTCCGGGTGCGGCGTGTGGCCACTGCTCGGCGTGCTGGCGACGGCCGCGAACGAGCCCGCGCGCACGGAACTGGCCGCGGCCGTAGGGCTTTCGGCCGAGGACGCGCAGGAGTCCGCGCTGCGACTGCTGGCGGAACTCGCCGGCGCCGAGACCGTCGCGGGCGCGCTCGGGGTGTGGGTTCGCCAGGACATCGCACTGCGTGAGCGGTGGACGCGGTCGCTGCCCGAGGGCGTGGTCGGCAAGCTCACCGGGCAGGCGGCGCTCGACTCCTGGGCCGACCGGCACACCGGCGGGCTGATCGACCGGTTCCCGCTGTCGGTCGACGCCGACACGCTGCTCGTCCTCGCCACCGCGATCGTCGCCCGCACGTCGTGGCTGCAACCCTTCCACGACGATGTACTGGAGCCGGAGACCGGTCCTTGGCGCGGGCACCGCGGACCCGGCCTGTCCCGGTTCTCCCACGAACTCGGCGACGCGGCCCTACTGGACGGAGCCGAACCGGTGACGCGCGTCGTGGTGCGCGGGATCCGCGACCTGGACGTACATCTCCTGCTGGGCGACGGCACCCCCGGCGAGACGCTGGCCACCGGGCTCGGCGCGCTGGGCGGGTCGGTAGCGGCGCGGACCCACCTTCCGGTCGGCACGTCGGGGCCGGGCCTGGTCGTGCGGGAGACCCGCGCGGTGGCGGACACGCTACGAATCCAGCTGCCGCCCTTCCGCATTCGCTCCGGTCACCACCTGCTCGCGCACAGCGAGCTGTTCGGGCTGGGTACGGCCACCGACGGACGCGCGGACCGCTTTCCGGCCATCTCCGACACGCCGCTGTACATCGCGGACGCCGCACAGGACGCGCTCGCCAGGTTCACCCGCGAGGGATTCGAGGCCGCCGCCGTCACCGCTGTCACACTGGCGCGCGCCGCCCTGCCGCGCCCGCGCCGCGTTCTCGAGATCGCGGCGACCTTCGACCGGCCGTTCGGGTTCCTCGCGGTGCACCGGCCGACCGGACTGGTGATCGTCGCGGGCTGGGTCGCGGAGCCGCCGCTGGAAGACCCGGGATCGCTCAGCCGGTGA
- the nusB gene encoding transcription antitermination factor NusB, translating into MTDQAGDRKSSYKKLGARHKARRRAVDLLFEAEARDIDPAELLAERTQLAVGDESVAPVNPYTGTLVEGVADDLDRVDGTIESYLQDWTLERLPAVDRAILRVAVWELFHATDVPPVVAVDEAVELAKELSTDDSPSFVNGVLGQVVQVAPQVRAAAAATRSPRTDGGA; encoded by the coding sequence GTGACCGATCAGGCCGGAGACCGGAAGTCCTCGTACAAGAAGCTGGGCGCCCGGCACAAGGCCCGCCGCCGCGCGGTGGACCTGCTGTTCGAGGCCGAGGCCCGCGATATCGACCCGGCCGAGCTGCTCGCCGAGCGTACGCAGCTGGCCGTGGGCGACGAGTCGGTCGCGCCGGTGAACCCGTACACCGGCACCCTGGTCGAGGGCGTCGCCGACGATCTCGACCGGGTGGACGGCACCATCGAGTCCTACCTGCAGGACTGGACGCTGGAACGGCTGCCCGCCGTGGACCGCGCCATCCTGCGGGTGGCGGTGTGGGAGTTGTTCCACGCCACCGACGTGCCACCCGTGGTAGCCGTGGACGAGGCCGTGGAACTGGCGAAGGAGCTGTCCACCGACGACTCGCCGAGTTTCGTCAACGGCGTGCTCGGCCAGGTGGTGCAGGTGGCGCCGCAGGTCCGTGCGGCCGCGGCGGCCACCCGGTCGCCCCGGACGGACGGCGGCGCCTAG
- the efp gene encoding elongation factor P, translating into MADTSDFKNGLVLKIDGNLQQIVEFQHVKPGKGPAFVRTKLKNVVSGKVVDKTWNAGVKVEVATVDRRDMTYLYHDGSDYIFMDGDTYDQIHIGEQILGNSAKFLLENMPVQVAMHEGEVLYVELPVTVELSVTHTEPGLQGDRSSAGTKPATVETGAEVQVPLFVNTGDKLKIDTRDGGYLGRVNA; encoded by the coding sequence GTGGCGGACACCAGCGACTTCAAGAACGGCCTCGTGCTGAAAATCGACGGTAACCTGCAGCAGATCGTCGAATTCCAGCATGTCAAGCCGGGCAAGGGGCCGGCGTTCGTGCGGACGAAGCTGAAGAACGTCGTGTCCGGCAAGGTCGTCGACAAGACCTGGAACGCCGGGGTGAAGGTCGAGGTCGCCACGGTCGACCGCCGCGATATGACCTACCTGTACCACGACGGGTCGGACTACATCTTCATGGACGGCGACACCTACGACCAGATCCACATCGGTGAGCAGATTCTCGGCAACAGCGCCAAGTTCCTGCTGGAGAACATGCCGGTGCAGGTCGCCATGCACGAGGGCGAAGTGCTCTACGTGGAGCTCCCGGTCACCGTCGAGTTGTCGGTCACCCACACCGAGCCGGGCCTGCAGGGCGACCGGTCCAGCGCGGGTACCAAGCCCGCCACCGTCGAGACCGGCGCCGAGGTGCAGGTGCCGCTGTTCGTCAACACCGGCGACAAGCTGAAGATCGATACCCGCGACGGTGGCTACCTCGGCCGCGTGAACGCCTAG
- the aroC gene encoding chorismate synthase, whose product MLRWITAGESHGPALVAILEGMVAGVEVTSADIAAQLARRRLGYGRGARMKFEADKVTMVGGVRHGRTMGGPVAIEIANSEWPKWTQVMAADPVDEAELAELARNAPLTRPRPGHADYSGMLKYGFDDARNVLERASARETAARVAAGTVARQFLRQALGVEVISHVVSIGAARAAAGLVPTAADLATVDESPVRAFDKDAETAMIAEIEAAKKDGDTLGGVVEVVVDGLPVGLGSFTSGADRLDARLAAALMGIQAIKGVEVGDGFETARRRGSQAHDEMRPGPDGVLRSTNRAGGLEGGMTNGEPLRVRAAMKPISTVPRALATVDMTTGDEAVAIHQRSDVCAVPAAGVVAEAMVALVVAQAALEKFGGDSLPETVDNITSYLKRISSRPHVPGAVPS is encoded by the coding sequence GTGTTGCGCTGGATTACTGCTGGTGAGTCTCATGGTCCCGCCCTCGTCGCGATCCTCGAGGGGATGGTGGCAGGGGTGGAGGTGACCTCCGCCGATATCGCCGCGCAACTGGCGCGCCGCCGGCTCGGGTACGGGCGCGGGGCGCGGATGAAGTTCGAGGCCGACAAGGTCACCATGGTCGGCGGTGTCCGGCACGGGCGCACCATGGGCGGGCCGGTCGCGATCGAGATCGCGAACTCCGAATGGCCCAAGTGGACCCAGGTCATGGCCGCCGACCCGGTGGACGAGGCGGAACTGGCCGAGCTGGCCCGCAACGCGCCACTCACCCGGCCGCGGCCCGGCCACGCCGACTACTCCGGCATGCTCAAGTACGGCTTCGACGACGCTCGTAATGTGCTGGAGCGCGCCAGCGCCCGCGAGACCGCCGCCCGCGTCGCCGCCGGCACCGTGGCGCGCCAGTTCCTGCGTCAGGCCCTCGGCGTGGAGGTCATCTCGCACGTGGTGTCGATCGGCGCCGCCCGGGCCGCGGCCGGTCTGGTACCGACGGCCGCCGACCTGGCCACTGTCGACGAGAGTCCGGTGCGCGCCTTCGACAAGGACGCGGAGACGGCGATGATCGCCGAGATCGAGGCCGCCAAGAAGGACGGCGACACCCTCGGCGGCGTCGTGGAGGTCGTCGTGGACGGTCTGCCGGTCGGGCTGGGCTCGTTCACCAGCGGCGCAGACCGGCTGGACGCGCGACTCGCCGCCGCGCTGATGGGCATTCAGGCCATCAAGGGTGTCGAGGTCGGCGACGGTTTCGAGACCGCGCGCCGCCGCGGCAGCCAGGCCCACGACGAGATGCGGCCCGGTCCCGACGGCGTGCTGCGCTCCACCAACCGGGCCGGCGGGCTCGAGGGCGGCATGACCAACGGCGAGCCGCTGCGCGTGCGTGCGGCGATGAAGCCGATCTCGACGGTGCCGCGCGCGCTCGCCACCGTGGACATGACGACCGGTGACGAGGCCGTCGCCATCCATCAGCGCTCGGACGTGTGTGCGGTGCCCGCCGCCGGTGTGGTCGCCGAGGCCATGGTCGCGCTGGTCGTGGCCCAGGCGGCGCTGGAGAAGTTCGGCGGCGATTCGCTGCCCGAGACCGTCGACAACATCACCAGCTACCTGAAGCGGATCAGCTCGCGCCCGCATGTCCCGGGCGCCGTCCCCTCGTGA
- a CDS encoding B-4DMT family transporter — MNAWVLRAAALGVLTVVLRTVLGFGMIYWPTHGSWMRILCLIVLIAAVVAWGLLDGRSDRRANPDPDRGGADLTMRWLKAGIAGGLGSGVVAWVLDYLPKFDLGDNGLAFELTAGASFIILLIFVPGMVGVALGRFLVGREAKKAEPAPPPNAASAL, encoded by the coding sequence ATGAATGCGTGGGTGTTGCGCGCCGCGGCGCTCGGGGTGCTGACCGTGGTGCTTCGGACCGTGCTCGGTTTCGGGATGATTTATTGGCCGACGCACGGATCGTGGATGCGGATCCTGTGCCTGATCGTGCTGATCGCGGCCGTGGTCGCCTGGGGGCTGCTCGACGGCCGCAGCGACCGCCGCGCGAACCCCGATCCGGATCGCGGTGGCGCCGACCTGACCATGCGCTGGCTGAAGGCGGGCATCGCCGGGGGTCTGGGCTCCGGTGTGGTGGCCTGGGTGCTGGACTACCTGCCGAAGTTCGACCTCGGCGACAACGGCCTGGCCTTCGAGCTCACCGCCGGGGCGTCGTTCATCATCCTGCTGATCTTCGTGCCCGGCATGGTCGGCGTCGCTCTCGGGCGTTTCCTGGTGGGCCGGGAGGCGAAGAAGGCCGAGCCCGCGCCGCCGCCGAACGCCGCGTCCGCGCTGTAG
- a CDS encoding YciI family protein, with product MRKYLVLAMRTARWDDAVAGPHREWLAGIRAAGQLDCSGGFTGGSGGAYVLLAENLDAARELVRTDPIHTSGASELTVYEWNITG from the coding sequence GTGCGCAAGTACCTCGTACTGGCCATGCGCACCGCGCGCTGGGACGACGCCGTCGCGGGCCCGCACCGCGAATGGCTGGCCGGAATCCGCGCCGCCGGGCAGCTGGACTGCAGCGGCGGCTTCACCGGCGGTTCGGGCGGCGCCTACGTGCTCCTCGCCGAAAACCTCGACGCCGCAAGGGAACTGGTCCGCACCGACCCCATTCACACCTCGGGTGCGTCGGAGCTGACCGTCTACGAATGGAACATCACCGGCTGA
- a CDS encoding shikimate dehydrogenase has product MGFSTVDGEVRKAAVLGRPIAHSRSPQLHLAAYRALGLPWTYERVECSAEQLPGLVDGLGAEWIGLSVTMPGKEAALAYAQDRTERAVLVGSANTLVRTESGWRADCTDIDGVLGALRGGGVTSVTEAVVLGAGGTARPALYALSELGARSVTVAARDAGRASSALELAGRLGMTAAYTAFEPEQVRTACSTAGVVVSTVPYAAAATVAEAAAVAPLVLDAIYDPWPTPLADAVVRAGNRVVSGLEMLLNQAYGQVELFTGRPAPRAEMAAALAD; this is encoded by the coding sequence ATGGGGTTCTCGACAGTGGACGGTGAGGTCCGCAAGGCCGCGGTGCTGGGAAGGCCGATCGCCCATTCCCGTTCTCCCCAGCTGCATCTGGCCGCGTACCGGGCGCTCGGGCTCCCATGGACCTACGAGCGTGTCGAATGCTCGGCGGAGCAGCTGCCCGGGCTGGTGGACGGGCTCGGGGCCGAGTGGATCGGGCTCTCGGTGACCATGCCCGGCAAGGAAGCCGCCTTGGCGTACGCCCAGGACCGCACCGAACGCGCGGTACTCGTGGGATCGGCGAACACGCTGGTGCGCACCGAATCCGGCTGGCGTGCGGACTGCACCGACATCGACGGGGTGCTGGGCGCACTGCGCGGTGGCGGGGTCACCTCGGTCACCGAAGCCGTCGTGCTGGGTGCGGGCGGCACCGCGCGACCGGCGTTGTACGCATTGTCCGAACTCGGTGCGAGATCGGTGACCGTCGCGGCCCGGGACGCCGGAAGGGCAAGCAGCGCACTGGAACTCGCTGGACGACTCGGAATGACCGCCGCCTACACGGCTTTCGAGCCCGAACAGGTGCGCACCGCGTGTTCGACCGCGGGCGTGGTCGTCAGCACGGTCCCGTACGCCGCCGCGGCCACCGTCGCCGAAGCGGCAGCAGTCGCGCCACTGGTTCTCGACGCGATCTACGACCCCTGGCCGACACCGCTGGCCGACGCGGTGGTGCGGGCCGGAAACAGGGTGGTCAGCGGCCTGGAGATGTTGTTGAACCAGGCATACGGGCAGGTCGAGCTGTTCACCGGCCGCCCCGCTCCACGCGCGGAGATGGCGGCGGCGCTGGCGGACTGA
- a CDS encoding endolytic transglycosylase MltG, translating into MNDRWARAEERHRQSVEERRYRRRDSGWGADDRAARGRGSRHAAPVDDAWDDYDDDTTVIPVYTDEEPEPVPPPRPQRTGQRRAPARGRSAENRSAADEPPRRRPARERPARKETGRSQSGRGQSARSKRSRVASRKAAERQRRRRNLWILGIVFVVLFVAAGGYAGYKFIGKLGGPEDFAGPAGPPVVVRVNAGDTAEQIAQTMYDKGVVASTGAFYEAAIRNSKMNSVQPGFYAVPSHSKGSEAVTALMSKASRVGNVVISEGRLLHDQSEVKQHGTPTPGIYSLVSQASCMGPEPARRCVTADELAAAGAGTDLAALGVPPWAEQEVRRAPDRSRQLEGLIAAGSLDFDPSGTPQQILHQLITQSAAAYESTGLLQAGAANGLSPYQTLIAASLVEREAKPNDMAKVARVIVNRLKVGQMLQFDSTVNYALNEIEVATTDADRAKVTPWNTYAMTGLPANPIAAPSLNALHAVENPAPGDWLYFVTVDNSGTTLFTKSYSDHLRNITQAQDNGVLDSGR; encoded by the coding sequence ATGAATGACCGCTGGGCGCGGGCCGAGGAACGTCATCGGCAGAGCGTCGAGGAGCGGCGATACCGTCGCCGCGACAGCGGTTGGGGCGCCGACGACCGAGCGGCGCGCGGGCGTGGTTCCCGCCACGCGGCGCCGGTCGATGACGCCTGGGACGACTACGACGACGACACCACCGTCATCCCCGTCTACACCGACGAAGAACCCGAGCCGGTGCCGCCGCCGCGGCCGCAGCGCACGGGTCAGCGCCGGGCGCCCGCCCGGGGCCGGTCGGCCGAGAACCGATCCGCGGCAGACGAGCCGCCCCGGCGGCGGCCCGCGCGGGAGCGTCCGGCCCGCAAGGAAACCGGCCGGAGCCAGTCCGGCCGTGGACAGTCCGCGCGGAGCAAGCGTTCCCGGGTCGCATCGCGCAAAGCGGCCGAACGCCAGCGGCGCCGCCGCAACCTGTGGATTCTCGGCATCGTCTTCGTCGTGCTGTTCGTGGCCGCCGGCGGGTACGCCGGTTACAAGTTCATCGGCAAGCTGGGCGGGCCCGAGGACTTCGCCGGCCCGGCCGGGCCGCCGGTGGTGGTGCGGGTGAACGCGGGCGACACCGCCGAGCAGATCGCCCAGACCATGTACGACAAGGGCGTGGTCGCCAGCACCGGCGCGTTCTACGAGGCCGCGATCCGCAATTCGAAGATGAATTCGGTGCAGCCCGGCTTCTATGCCGTGCCGTCGCACAGCAAGGGCTCCGAGGCCGTGACGGCGTTGATGAGCAAGGCTTCGCGCGTCGGCAATGTGGTGATCTCCGAGGGGCGGCTGCTGCACGATCAATCCGAGGTGAAGCAGCACGGGACCCCTACGCCGGGCATCTATTCCCTTGTCTCCCAGGCGAGTTGCATGGGGCCCGAGCCCGCGCGCAGGTGTGTGACCGCAGATGAACTCGCCGCGGCAGGCGCCGGCACCGATCTGGCCGCGCTGGGAGTTCCGCCCTGGGCCGAGCAGGAGGTGCGGCGGGCACCTGACCGCAGCCGGCAGCTCGAGGGTCTCATCGCCGCGGGTTCCCTGGATTTCGATCCGAGCGGCACGCCGCAGCAGATTCTGCATCAGCTGATCACCCAGAGCGCCGCCGCCTACGAATCGACCGGCCTGCTGCAAGCCGGTGCGGCGAACGGACTCTCGCCGTACCAGACCTTGATCGCCGCATCGCTGGTGGAACGCGAAGCGAAACCCAACGACATGGCCAAGGTGGCACGAGTGATCGTCAACCGGCTGAAGGTCGGTCAGATGCTGCAGTTCGACTCGACGGTGAACTACGCGCTCAACGAGATCGAGGTCGCCACCACCGACGCCGATCGCGCGAAGGTCACGCCGTGGAACACCTACGCCATGACCGGGCTGCCCGCGAATCCGATTGCGGCGCCGTCGCTGAACGCGTTGCACGCCGTGGAGAATCCGGCACCCGGCGACTGGCTGTATTTCGTCACCGTCGACAATTCGGGGACGACGCTTTTCACCAAGAGCTATTCCGACCATCTGCGGAACATCACCCAGGCCCAGGACAATGGGGTTCTCGACAGTGGACGGTGA